The Croceicoccus marinus genome contains a region encoding:
- a CDS encoding SWIB/MDM2 domain-containing protein has product MAAKNNAINKPVPVSADLEEIVGKGPMPRGEVTAKVWEYIKKHDLQAADDKRMIEPDDKLGKVIGTEKISMFKMTAAVSKHLG; this is encoded by the coding sequence ATGGCTGCCAAGAATAACGCGATCAACAAGCCCGTTCCCGTCTCGGCCGATCTGGAAGAGATCGTCGGCAAGGGCCCGATGCCGCGCGGCGAAGTGACCGCCAAGGTGTGGGAATATATCAAGAAGCACGACCTGCAGGCCGCCGACGACAAGCGCATGATCGAACCCGACGACAAGCTGGGCAAGGTCATCGGCACCGAGAAGATCTCGATGTTCAAGATGACGGCGGCGGTATCGAAGCACCTCGGCTGA
- a CDS encoding DUF2945 domain-containing protein, translated as MADKENSFQVDQHVQWSWGGGKGKGQIKERFERDVERTLKGSKVKRHGTEDDPAYLIEQDDGDEVLKLGSELEGAG; from the coding sequence ATGGCCGACAAGGAAAACAGTTTTCAGGTCGATCAGCACGTCCAGTGGAGCTGGGGCGGCGGCAAGGGCAAAGGCCAGATCAAGGAGCGGTTCGAACGCGATGTCGAACGAACCCTCAAAGGATCGAAGGTCAAGCGCCACGGAACCGAGGACGATCCGGCCTATCTGATCGAGCAGGACGATGGGGACGAAGTCCTAAAGCTCGGTTCCGAACTGGAAGGAGCGGGATAA
- a CDS encoding ion channel: MNDIDGAQYHQLAAELTAASVLGASCVVIHGLGLAMITRFIRPSDDPRRVTHLPPVTVHGIAMTIIIALSLFVIHGLEIWLYAFFYLTVGALPDLSSALYFSTISYSTVGFSDALILPAWRNVAALESIAGVIMLGWSTAYFVRILGHIDVKPRPPRL; the protein is encoded by the coding sequence GTGAACGATATCGACGGCGCGCAATATCATCAGCTTGCGGCGGAATTGACTGCGGCCAGCGTCCTTGGTGCGTCCTGCGTTGTCATCCACGGGCTGGGCCTCGCCATGATCACCCGCTTCATCCGGCCCAGCGACGATCCGCGGCGCGTCACCCATCTGCCGCCCGTTACCGTCCACGGGATCGCCATGACCATCATCATCGCGCTGTCGCTGTTCGTCATCCACGGGCTTGAAATCTGGCTCTACGCGTTCTTCTATCTGACGGTGGGCGCCTTGCCCGATTTGTCGTCGGCGCTGTATTTCTCGACGATCAGCTATTCCACCGTGGGGTTCAGCGATGCGCTGATCCTGCCCGCGTGGCGCAATGTCGCGGCGCTTGAAAGCATTGCCGGGGTCATCATGCTTGGCTGGTCTACAGCCTATTTCGTGCGGATCCTGGGCCATATCGACGTGAAGCCCAGACCGCCAAGGCTATGA
- a CDS encoding DUF3008 family protein, with protein sequence MPAQSKAQQKAAGAALSAKRGDTKVSDLQGASKEMYDSMSEAELEDIASTSREDLPEHKS encoded by the coding sequence ATGCCTGCACAGTCCAAGGCGCAGCAGAAGGCCGCCGGTGCCGCCCTTTCCGCCAAGCGCGGCGATACCAAGGTGTCCGACCTGCAGGGCGCTTCGAAAGAGATGTACGACAGCATGAGCGAAGCTGAGCTGGAAGACATCGCCTCGACCAGCCGCGAAGACCTGCCCGAACACAAGTCCTGA